From one Streptomyces sp. NBC_01478 genomic stretch:
- a CDS encoding amino acid adenylation domain-containing protein — translation MILQGKRVDLPSTPVVHKQFEAHAQTTPDAVAVVCAGQRVTYAELDAKANRFAHFLIARGHGRGAKVGICLDYSIDMVVTVLGALKAGAAYIPFDPTYPTARLKLLLGQIPDLALMVASPTTAALVESAAVDVVTPDDLSGELEGLPVTGPDVPVAGDDLCYAVFTSGSTGTPKLTAIRHEGWYNLLNWLVLEYGLHSGSHNLVVSAFGFDLSQRSLMTPLFCGATQYLMASRNFDAAMAYRMLTQHQIRTVHCASSTLYLLVDWETARGGEALTGLDYVLFGGEPLHVERIADWARREGNRCTLLHQYGVAECTDVASSYDLAGHRPGEHDIAPVGRPVHNTDIHVLDERMQGVGAGEYGEICISGTSVGAGYLGVTGPESERFTTVMVDGLPRRLYRTGDRGRVTEAGDLVVAGRMDAQVKVRGMRIDPTDIERALGRLAGVRQAAVVIRYTDSGEAELIAFVVPADERLDETDVRTRLLETLPRNMVPARVINIPMIPLSPHGKADRAALVDTFRKQYADSAASG, via the coding sequence ATGATCCTCCAGGGAAAACGGGTTGACCTGCCCTCGACGCCCGTCGTCCACAAGCAGTTCGAGGCGCACGCGCAAACGACCCCCGACGCTGTTGCCGTCGTCTGTGCCGGACAGCGAGTGACCTACGCGGAGCTGGACGCGAAGGCCAATCGGTTCGCGCACTTCCTCATCGCGCGTGGACACGGCCGAGGTGCCAAGGTCGGCATCTGCCTCGACTACTCGATCGACATGGTCGTCACCGTCCTCGGCGCCCTGAAGGCGGGCGCGGCCTACATACCGTTCGACCCCACCTACCCGACGGCCCGCCTCAAGCTGCTGCTCGGGCAGATCCCCGACCTCGCCCTGATGGTGGCCTCCCCGACAACGGCCGCATTGGTGGAGTCCGCGGCCGTCGACGTCGTCACCCCGGACGACCTCTCCGGCGAACTCGAAGGTCTCCCGGTGACCGGTCCCGACGTCCCGGTCGCCGGGGACGACCTGTGCTATGCGGTCTTCACGTCCGGCTCGACCGGTACCCCGAAGCTCACAGCAATACGGCACGAGGGCTGGTACAACCTGCTCAACTGGCTGGTGCTCGAATACGGCCTGCACAGCGGCTCGCACAACCTGGTCGTCAGCGCGTTCGGCTTCGACCTCTCCCAACGCAGCCTGATGACACCGCTGTTCTGCGGCGCCACCCAGTACTTGATGGCGAGCCGCAACTTCGACGCCGCGATGGCCTATCGCATGCTGACCCAGCACCAGATACGTACTGTGCACTGCGCTTCGAGCACGCTCTACCTGTTGGTGGACTGGGAGACCGCACGCGGCGGCGAGGCACTCACAGGGCTGGACTACGTACTGTTCGGCGGGGAACCGCTACACGTCGAACGGATCGCGGACTGGGCCCGACGCGAGGGAAACAGGTGCACCCTCCTGCACCAGTACGGCGTCGCCGAGTGCACGGACGTCGCCTCGTCGTACGACCTCGCCGGCCACCGGCCCGGCGAACACGACATCGCACCCGTCGGCAGACCCGTCCACAACACCGACATCCACGTCCTCGACGAGCGGATGCAGGGCGTCGGGGCGGGGGAGTACGGCGAGATCTGCATCTCCGGCACCAGCGTCGGCGCAGGCTACCTGGGAGTCACCGGCCCCGAGTCCGAGCGGTTCACCACCGTGATGGTCGACGGCTTGCCGCGCCGGCTCTATCGCACGGGCGACCGAGGCCGGGTGACCGAGGCCGGTGACCTGGTCGTCGCCGGCCGGATGGACGCGCAGGTGAAGGTGCGCGGCATGCGCATCGATCCCACCGACATCGAGCGCGCGCTCGGCCGACTGGCCGGGGTCCGGCAGGCCGCCGTGGTGATCCGGTACACGGACTCCGGCGAGGCCGAGTTGATCGCGTTCGTCGTCCCGGCGGATGAGCGGCTCGACGAGACCGACGTGCGCACCCGCCTCCTGGAGACGCTGCCGCGGAACATGGTTCCGGCCAGAGTCATCAATATCCCCATGATTCCGTTGAGCCCGCACGGGAAAGCGGACCGCGCGGCTCTCGTCGACACATTCCGGAAGCAGTACGCCGACAGTGCCGCATCGGGATAG
- a CDS encoding acyl carrier protein, protein MIADGVLAIWCRELQSDDISMDDNFFTLGGHSVIMAKIQGALIEELGVEVPMDQLFINPTVASISAYIESQGTVTR, encoded by the coding sequence ATGATTGCCGACGGGGTGCTCGCCATCTGGTGCCGGGAACTCCAGAGCGACGACATATCGATGGATGACAACTTCTTCACCCTGGGCGGCCATTCCGTCATCATGGCCAAAATCCAAGGTGCTCTCATCGAGGAACTGGGCGTCGAAGTTCCGATGGATCAGTTGTTTATCAATCCGACGGTGGCGTCGATCTCCGCGTACATCGAATCCCAGGGCACGGTCACCCGATAG